The genomic region GAATTGTGTGCTGCAAAGCAGGAGCGATATAGAAGCAGAATCGCCCTCTGCCCTTTTTGTGACTGTGTTGAGGAGTCTGCTAaccatcttttccttcattgcAATTTTGCTAGAGCTTGTTGGTATGGATCACCTCTAGCCTTGCATACTTCCTCTCTTGGTCCTATGACAGTTCAGCAGTGGCTCATCAATTCCATTTGTAGACATAAGAGGACGGATGAGAGTAGCATGGAAACTTTGCAGTTGATGTTCATCACCCTCTGGGCTATTTGGAATCACAGAAACCGAGTGATTCATGAAGGAGTAACACCTGATCCAATGAATGTCATTTTAACCACTCAAAATCTGTTTTGCAGGTACCAAGAGATCTTTCAACATCATCACAGTACTGAAAATAGGGCCTCTAGTCAGAAAATCATGGCTCAAGGTCTTGATGGGCAGTGGAGCATTATCCTCAAGATTTCTAGTGTCAgataaagaagaaggaagaggagTGCTTTTGCTTACAAGGCTAGGACCAGGCAGGGTGCAGTGGTGTTCTATGGGTGTAGCAGCAGTGCAACTAGATCAATCCCAGGTGCTTTGCTTGAAGGCTTAAGAGAAGCAGCAATGACAACAAATAGGCCTCAATTCAACTAGATTTTGGTTTTGAGTAATAGTAAATATTTGGTTCAGTTGTTTAATACAGGCTAATCTCCGGATTGGGAAGGAAAAACCttgtttgttgattttgttTCCTTAAAGCATCAGGGTATGTGTTTTTCCTTCCATTGGATCCCTGCTTTTATGCTTGATAATGTACATATTATGGCTGATATGGCCTCCAGTGCTCCAATGTATTAAGAATGGCCTCAGCAACTAACTTTGTAATACTCTTTTTTTCTGGTTgatatcaaaaaaaagaaaaaaagatatagaAGCAGAATCTGTAACCCTAGTCTAGCATGCAAGAGACTAGAGAAAAAAACTCtcaaaacaaacttttattaataaaaatttaattaatcacCTCCTTTCCTCAAAAGATTATTTATAGAAGagattttctcttatttttagaaaaaaaaagagtaaattatAAATCACACTCCTTAAGATTGATTTTTGTCTCTAATGTTTCAAAATTCTGATACACTCTAAACTTGCAAAAAAGATAATGGACTTTCTATTCCTTCCATTAAAACTCCTAAACAAgaggaagggaagaatattataaaaatattattttcattccattccattccatttcattccctctcccAAGCAAAGTCTTAgcttcgtttgggagttcataagaatgaaatagaataatcaaaattttaatgttaGTGATTGTTTTGATTAATATCCTTGATTAAGGAAAATGTCTAACTGGTTGTTAAGTGCCACGTAAATAATTGGCCCAATGAAATCATGACATGTCATTTTAGtcatgacatgccaataaatcagttgatttataaaataaaaatagaaaaaaaaatcattaaaatctaaaaaattatgtacCAAAAATAGCTATACAAAAAATAGCTAGaactcaacaaataaaaaaaataaaaacaaaaaagcgaaaacaaaaaccaaaccaGATATTATTCATTTCTCAATCTCATAATTTCTAATCATCTCTCACTCTCCAAAACTCTTCAATCTCCATTCTCTCAAGCTGTTAAACTACTGAGTTTCCCTAATAGCAGGTTAAGCTCCAGAAATTTCTTGGAAGGAAAGAGCTAGACAAATAACTGGATGCTGATGAAGTCATGAAGCTATAATTCATGGTGCAGCAATACATGCAGCAAATCTAAGTGATAGAATCAAATAGACAAACATCTGGATGCTGATGAAGTCATGAAGCTATAGTTTTTGGATTAAAAaccttttgctttttcttttctctattctcATTTTTGGTGCTCTCTCACTTTATTACTCTCATCAATTTCTTTTTGCCTCttcgttttgtttttttgttttttttttgaggggggcCTCTTCGTTTTGTTAAtagaaagaaattataaaacttcatatattcactttttttttttgtgatagcGATATAttcagattttattttgattagATATtgaataatttaagtttcttaatgattatctttaaaaaaaaaaaattctagagccGCCAATGAGCACTAGACACTTATTGTGCGATGAATAAAGGAatgaatggagagagagagagagagagagagagatcaccttttttgtgtggaaaaattATGGATTAAATGGATGAGAGAATGGCGAaattttatagtaaataaaatagaagaagagtcaaaataaaaggaagatgaatAGATGAAGGAATTGTAACGTTAAGGTATAGAGTAGGGagcaaataaaaaagtaaaggtGAAGGGAAAATGTTAGAGGAAGTATAATTGTAAGATGAGAAATTAATAGTGAGAAAAATAgttagaaaagagagagaaagtgttgGAAAGAGGTGGATAATGTGACTCAACTAGAGTGTAGGAAAAGAAGTTTCTCTCTCAAAGGAGCTTGACTTCTTTGCTGTAGTAGAATAGATTGTCCCTTCATCAAGAAGGTGTCTTTTAGTCTCCTTGGAATGACAAGCTTATTCCTCGGGTCTGGGTTCTTTTTCTAGGGTCTAGGGAAATACAAGAGTGGGTTTTACACCTTCCTACCAATCAATGGACGATCTTGCACACAATTGGAGCCGTCTCACCATATCTGACAGGGAGGGACCCGATTGCTACCTTACCCAAGCAGATTCATCCACTAATTTTGCATGTAGCCAATTTTCTCACGAAGAGAGCGCTGAATATTGATGTCATTGCAAGAACCTTCATTCCTCTATGGAGGGGACGTAATGGCTTCAAGGTTCAGAATCTCGGCGACCACAAAATACTCTTTACCTTTGACAACAAAGCTGATGTTGACAGAATTCTACAAAGCGAGCCATGGAGTTTTGACAAACACCTTGTGGTGATGCAGCGATATGAGAAAGAGGATTGTCACGCCCCAAACTCgaaagggtccaaagcatgagaaaaatATCTAAAAGGTACCTGTAGATTTTGTTCCTTTTGACAATTCAAttcaaataaaatcatatcaagtaccaacatcaagaattatcataataatttcattaaatatactcccaaagtaagtcagagctctatgcaATAAATACAATGACCATTGGTCGCAAAAGAATGGAGGtctgaataaataattacatatcatCAACTTGTCCCATTAGTGGAAATAAAGGCATAACCACTATTAGATACAAAAGAATTGGGTCAAGCCTACTCTAAGTTATACATCGTCAATTATCTTCATCACAAAAGTTAGCCTCCATCAAcagttagtctaactactgcTAGCCACCAAAAAACTATCTCAAAACAATAGTTGCCTACtttgaaaaagtttgtaaaatgaTGGAATGAGACAGAGCCCAAAAAGTAgtataattaatgggggtggaggaaatgcaagtttcattaCGATGAACAGTTTACAAAGCATGTTATAATTTGGGAATTTCCAAGTAAATTCTATGAaaccattttcaaaaataatatgacaagaatgaatGAACTGACACAACACAAAGCTTCTCAAGATACTCTCATGAAATTACATACTAtatattcatcaaaatatctcAACATGAAACTACGTACTATACACTATGCGAAATAACAACACCGTTACCCAAGGCCACATGACAATCGCCAACACAAAACCAGAACTAATTTGCCGACACAAAGCCGGAACTAATCTGCTGACACTAAGCCGGAACTCATTCGCCAACACAAAGCCGAAACTCATCTGCTAACACAAAGCCAGAACTCATAACCATCACAAAGACGGGTGCTAAGATATCAATATCATAGAGACTATAGCATCTAGCTAGGTAATCACCGGGTAATCACATGTCACAACCCAAGGGTAAAAACATGAAGAGCTCATAGTTTACATGAAATTAAAACGCAATTCAATTTCAAGTAATTTCACAAAAACCTTTGAAATATCCAAAATATTCACAAAGTTCTCAAAACCTTCAAACTCATTTCTTGTCAAGAAGATTTTGTATCAATTTTCCCAAATATCAAAGCATCTTTAATTTTGCAAATAAtgcaataagaaataaaatccattatcaataatttaatCAAAGATGCTAATCTTTTCCATGCTAACAAATCATGCATTTCTCCCACATGCATTGCCAAATATGATGCCATTTTCACAAATAATCACATATATTAAAGTTACAGCATAAAGATTTGTAGGAAAATATAGTTTCCATAAACAATTTCCCAAAATGTGTTTAACCCAAAAATGATACTTTATGCAAcatggttattttccaaaaatatctcatcaaaaagctacttaccttgcaACCCGCAAAAGCCTAATTTGCCAAGCTCCAAAtaagattagctagaacctaaacaatatcaagcaaACTTATCACAATAGGCATAAAGCTTGATATTGCATTTAGCTATGAATTAGAAATTGCTAAATAAGgaattaattaggcaagcctagtatTTAACCTCACAATTAATGtattccacttccaaagtttctcaacaatttCAGTACAAGGCATAGACTCCAACTTATCATCATGTCATTCCAAGCTTCACCTTTACCATAAGAGATTCTAACACTTTATGAATTTCTTCCTCAATATACATGTCATTTTCAAGAGACCCATTAAACAACAGCATATATAACAATATCCACCATTACAAACCCCAAATGTAAATCCTCCACTAGCTCTagatacataataaaaattagattcatcAACTATTTCACATTAGAAAGCCAAAACTCTCAAATCTTCACCACTTAGCTAACCATCATTGCAAAAATCATAAAGCCGCTCATCAAATACATTCACCAAGaccaaaacccatacataaaaacacataaatatcacttctaatgctcataaatcacatgggtattattattaaagcttagataaaCATAACCTCAAGCAAAAGCATATAAACCCACCAAAAGATTAGGAGTCTTACCTTAAATCAAAAAGATGAAGGTGCCTTAGAGGTTCCTAGGGAGTTTTCTAGTGATCTTACCGGAAAAATTGTGGTGGACGAGGTGAGGAGTGGTACTGGTTGGAGAGTGAGGGAGTTATGAGAGAGGAGTGTtgtgtaaaaagaaaagaaagaaaacaaaatgtgAACAAGAGGGATGGCCGAccaaagagggagagagggagataTTTTGCAAGATGTGTGGTTGGGAATGGGTGGGGTAGGTGGGGTAGTTGGGAGACACGTGAGACCCATAAAAATCTgacccttccccccccccccccttcttttttttttcactttgacTAGGACGTTACAAGGACTCCATTCAGGATCTCAAATTTGATAAAGCAAGCTTTTGGGTCCAGCTTCATGGCATCCTAATATGCTATATGACCATGGAGGTAGCGGAAAAGATAAGTTTTGTAATTGGAGATGTTTCTTGTCCTACTAAGTCTAAGGATACAGACAGAGGTAGTTTTTTATATGTTAGGGTCTCAATTGATTTATCACTCCCTTTGTGCCATGGACGTCTAATCTCTTTAGGGAATGAGAAGCAAACATGGGTTAGTTTCAAGTATGAAAGACTTCCAAACTTATGTTACTGGTGTGGTCATCTCACTCATGACGATAAGGATTATGAGATGTGGATTGAGAGGGAGGGGACACTTCAATCCGATCAACGTCAGTTTGGTCCTAGTATACGCGCTCCAGTTTTGGTCCTATTAAAAAAGAATGTTATCAATGTCCTAGGTTTTTACTCAACAAGGAAGCAAACTGGCTCATCTATGGATTGCGATGGCTCAGTCCAAGCCTCGGTGAATCTGCGTGCCTTGGATGCATCGGAATGACAGAAAGGTGGTGAAAGAAACAGCCAGAAGAATTTGAACAGTCCTAAATCAGCAAGTAACGTTCGACAAGGAGATAAGTTGCATGCACATACGTTACTTGAGTTGTAGCTAGAAGTTATTCGGGTGAGTCATGACACCAGTGGTGACtctaggaaatttttttagggtgttcctcaacaagcataaattacacaatttaataaaaagaaatttttatatattgacaacaacaacaataaaaaaaacacgcaaatacataaaatttacaattgctttccatgagttttcatattttgaaatcattgcaTGGTAGTCTCATTATAAATGCTACAagctacatctttttcaatatacacaactaagcaatcattcatccactgatctcCCATTTGATTGCGCAGTTCgttctttatatatttcattgctgaaaaacttctttctagtGTTGTAGTAGCAACTGGAAGGGTCAAAGCTAACTTCACAAGCAAATAGACTAATGGATATGTCTCATGCTTCCTTGTGCTCACTCACTTTTCAGTAAGTTCCCTAATTAAAGCTCTAAAAAGAAGTCCTTGCTGCGCATatcaaaaatgtaattttgaagtTGAGAGTCAAGCGTCAAAATATTTGTCCCAAGAAAATCAGAGGGATAGAACTTAGCTAGACGTATCaacttttccttatcaaaagccATAAATGAATTACTTGGATTCAAGCAAGCCATACAAAGTAGCAAATCAGTATTCGCCTTAGAAAAACAGTTGTTAAGCTCTTAAAGTTGCATATCTATGACTGTGTAGAATAGCTCAACAcgataatgatgtaaatttgtattttgttgagTGTTGCGTCGCGGCCTCCTactaactacaaatattttatccaTGTTCAAGATAAAAATATCATGTGTGGTACAAAATGAAGATGCTTCAGTCAATAAAGATTTCCATTCATCATCTCTCATCACTTGTAAACGTTACTTAGACACTTTAACAAGATCCATAGTATTTACTAtatcctgattttttttttttttgcaatgctattgacaactcatttgtgatccctaaaatgtttttcatcaagtgtagagcaaagacaaattcaaaagatagaattgaTCTCATAATAGATCGAagcttcaactttttggtcGAAGAGGCTGtcttcttcaataatctcaaGTACATCAATAACATCAaagaacatcaaaatcaagttgagaataGTCCCATAATATGATCCCCAATGTGTATCACCAGGGCGTTTAAGAtttgtctcttgattcaaaCCTTGCCCACTTCTACGTACACCATTCTctaaatcttctttaattttggcaaattcTGCATCTCGAAGAGCATCTCGTCTCTTACAAGAGCTTTCAATAACAGTTAATAAATTACTaaccatataaaaaaattcagcaattttaatgtgatttttagcaATGACAACAAGTGTCAATTGAAGTTGACGAGCAAAACAATGGACATAAAATGCTgacttattctctttcaaaattaaagttttgagaccATTGATATCACCTTGCATATTACTAGCCCCGTCATAACCTTTCCCACGTAGGTtcgataaactcaaattatgttcacaaagtaaacATTCAATAGCATATTTGAGTGACAAAGCGGTGGTACTTGCTACATGTACAACACTAAGGAACTGCTCTATAATAATTCCGTTTTTGTTCACATAACGAAGAAGGAGGGTCATTTGTTCTTTCACTAAGATATCACGTGactcatcaactaatattgaaaagaacccaTTGTCAAGATCCTTGATGATGACTTTTGATGTTTCACGTGCTATTGCATTCACAACGTCTTTTTGAATATTAGAATGGGTAAGCTTGCAATTTTTCGGAGCTTTTTGCAACACTTCATTGATAGATTCATTGTGATCCTCTAAAAATTGTAGAAGCTCAAGGAAATTTCCTTTATCACTTGAACCTTGAGATTCATCGTAACC from Castanea sativa cultivar Marrone di Chiusa Pesio chromosome 11, ASM4071231v1 harbors:
- the LOC142615986 gene encoding uncharacterized protein LOC142615986, encoding MPHFVFIATYLGKMLVSKEEGLAFHGYDESQGSSDKGNFLELLQFLEDHNESINEVLQKAPKNCKLTHSNIQKDVVNAIARETSKVIIKDLDNGFFSILVDESRDILVKEQMTLLLRYVNKNGIIIEQFLSVVHVASTTALSLKYAIECLLCEHNLSLSNLRGKGYDGASNMQGDINGLKTLILKENKSAFYVHCFARQLQLTLVVIAKNHIKIAEFFYMVSNLLTVIESSCKRRDALRDAEFAKIKEDLENGVRRSGQGLNQETNLKRPGDTHWGSYYGTILNLILMFFDVIDVLEIIEEDSLFDQKVEASIYYEINSIF